One Kiritimatiellia bacterium genomic window carries:
- a CDS encoding radical SAM protein, translating to MRILLVTPPLLQFNTPYPATPALAAFLASRGIRVSQADASLELVLRLFSGPGLRAAAAAARRSRHPSVRHFLSHVQVYAASVEPVVRFLQGRRPDLARRIAARRWLPEGPRFAQADPFDLDPLPLADRARYVASLYIDDLADAFREGVDPRFGLARYAERLAGRASSFAPIRRALEGRPTLVDRMIDDIARKLIRRHRPD from the coding sequence CTGCAGTTCAACACACCCTACCCGGCCACGCCGGCGCTAGCCGCCTTCCTGGCTTCGCGCGGAATCCGGGTGTCGCAGGCGGACGCGTCGCTGGAGCTCGTTCTCCGCCTGTTCTCCGGGCCGGGCCTCCGGGCCGCGGCGGCGGCGGCCCGCCGGAGCCGCCATCCGTCCGTCCGCCATTTTCTGTCGCACGTTCAGGTCTATGCCGCCAGCGTGGAGCCGGTGGTCCGCTTCCTGCAGGGCCGACGACCTGACCTGGCACGACGCATAGCCGCGCGGCGATGGCTGCCGGAAGGCCCACGCTTTGCGCAGGCGGATCCGTTCGACCTCGACCCATTGCCGCTCGCCGACCGGGCCCGCTACGTGGCCAGCTTATACATCGACGACCTGGCCGACGCCTTCCGCGAGGGCGTGGACCCGCGCTTCGGCCTGGCACGCTACGCGGAACGGCTCGCTGGCCGGGCCTCCTCTTTCGCGCCGATTCGCCGAGCGCTGGAAGGCCGGCCCACCCTCGTGGACCGCATGATCGATGACATCGCCCGAAAGTTGATTCGCAGGCATCGGCCGGACC